The genomic window TGCTGCTATCCGAGTTCAACTTCAGCGCGGTCCTCCCCAGGGTCGAACACACGCCACCCGGCCAAACACTCGACGTCTTCGGTGGAACCGTCGAATTCCTCAGCTCGTCAAAGGAATTCTGTGTGATGCGCGCGGTCATACCGCCCGGCGGCGTCGTCGCGCTGCACCGGCATCCGGACCCCGAAGATTTCTTCATCCTCTCCGGACGTCACGAAGTCCTGGTGTCCGAAGGGGATCGGCTGGTGTGGCGCGAGGCATGCGCGGGTGACTATGTGCGCATCCCCGGCGACGTCCTGCACGCCCACCGCAACATCACCGACGAGCCGGCGGTTGATCTGGTCGTCACCACCCCGAAGCT from Mycobacterium kubicae includes these protein-coding regions:
- a CDS encoding cupin domain-containing protein translates to MLLSEFNFSAVLPRVEHTPPGQTLDVFGGTVEFLSSSKEFCVMRAVIPPGGVVALHRHPDPEDFFILSGRHEVLVSEGDRLVWREACAGDYVRIPGDVLHAHRNITDEPAVDLVVTTPKLGRFFYDIGRPVTGDLPPRTPEEVAHFVETSIRYGYVLGTPEENAAVGIDLPPFFG